The Geothrix sp. genome has a window encoding:
- a CDS encoding RsmB/NOP family class I SAM-dependent RNA methyltransferase, with amino-acid sequence MPTPARLHVAHALHEVFGEKGRVPDIWDRDLGEDAHLAQALLGLCLRRWGRLQAWVTPQLKDPSRGVPLGTRVTLAMGLAQLAWLPGVSDHAAVNESVDLAADRDLGFVPHKGLVNALLRRAAKDRAALAAALDALPATLDRPAAAERALRAALAPHQAPHRAPELAEAELETLWTRLQRPPRPAFRLLAGEAPEGLTPDADLPGCLRLADEAPFPRPWLEAAQGMVQDRSSQALLAYAWERPVTRILDACAAPGGKTTTLALRHPSAALTALEVHPRRVARLRQTLQQRGLEAQVIQADAAEWLETTDATFDLILLDAPCSGSGTLQKHPEWPWLAHDDLPRLTGLQRRLLAAAADRLAPGGLLIFAVCSWLPEEGEAHREWLAEARPDLRPAAVWPAALGADADGATTAFFRPHPLRWEGEGFQAFAVSRG; translated from the coding sequence ATGCCCACGCCCGCCCGCCTCCATGTCGCCCACGCCCTGCACGAGGTCTTCGGGGAGAAGGGCCGGGTGCCGGACATCTGGGACCGCGACCTGGGCGAGGACGCGCACCTGGCCCAGGCCCTGCTCGGCCTCTGCCTGCGGCGCTGGGGCCGGCTCCAGGCCTGGGTGACGCCCCAGCTCAAGGATCCCAGCCGCGGCGTGCCCCTGGGCACCCGGGTGACCCTGGCCATGGGGCTGGCCCAGCTGGCCTGGCTGCCCGGCGTGAGCGACCACGCCGCCGTGAACGAATCCGTGGATCTCGCGGCGGACCGCGATCTGGGCTTCGTGCCCCACAAGGGCCTGGTGAACGCCCTCCTGCGCCGGGCCGCCAAGGATCGTGCGGCCCTGGCCGCGGCGCTGGACGCCCTGCCCGCCACCCTGGACCGCCCGGCCGCCGCCGAGCGGGCCCTGCGGGCGGCCCTGGCCCCCCACCAGGCCCCCCACCGGGCCCCGGAGTTGGCTGAAGCCGAGCTGGAAACCCTCTGGACCCGCCTGCAGCGACCGCCCCGTCCCGCCTTCCGCCTGCTGGCGGGCGAGGCCCCCGAGGGCCTCACGCCCGATGCGGACCTGCCCGGCTGCCTCCGCTTGGCGGACGAGGCCCCCTTCCCCCGTCCCTGGCTGGAGGCGGCCCAGGGGATGGTGCAGGACCGCAGCTCCCAGGCCCTGCTGGCCTATGCCTGGGAGCGCCCCGTCACCCGCATCCTCGATGCCTGCGCCGCCCCCGGCGGCAAGACCACCACCCTGGCCCTGCGCCACCCCAGTGCCGCGCTCACGGCCCTGGAGGTGCATCCCCGCCGCGTGGCCCGGCTGCGCCAGACCCTCCAGCAGCGGGGCCTCGAGGCCCAGGTGATCCAGGCCGACGCCGCCGAGTGGCTCGAAACCACCGACGCCACCTTCGACCTCATCCTGCTGGACGCGCCCTGCAGCGGCAGCGGCACCCTGCAGAAGCACCCCGAGTGGCCCTGGCTGGCCCACGACGACCTGCCCCGGCTGACGGGCCTCCAGCGCCGTCTGCTGGCCGCCGCGGCCGACCGCCTGGCCCCGGGCGGGCTCCTGATCTTCGCCGTGTGCTCCTGGCTGCCCGAAGAGGGCGAGGCCCATCGCGAGTGGCTGGCCGAGGCCCGGCCGGACCTGCGCCCCGCCGCCGTCTGGCCCGCAGCCCTGGGGGCGGATGCGGATGGCGCCACCACCGCCTTCTTCCGGCCCCACCCCCTGCGCTGGGAGGGCGAGGGCTTCCAGGCCTTCGCGGTCAGCCGGGGCTGA
- a CDS encoding carboxymuconolactone decarboxylase family protein, giving the protein MLDWEAYRTQLGSTLGEMGRLSPGTIRGYRELGEAGGKTGHLDAKTRELIALGVAVTRQCDGCIATHTELAARHGATREEVMEALGVAIAVNAGAALVYSARVMDAFATVAPKAE; this is encoded by the coding sequence ATGCTGGACTGGGAAGCCTACCGAACGCAGCTGGGTTCGACCCTCGGCGAGATGGGCCGGCTGAGCCCCGGGACGATCCGCGGCTACCGCGAGCTAGGCGAGGCCGGGGGAAAGACGGGGCACCTGGACGCCAAGACGCGGGAGCTCATCGCCCTGGGCGTGGCGGTCACCCGCCAGTGCGACGGCTGCATCGCCACCCACACGGAGCTGGCGGCGCGGCACGGGGCCACCCGGGAAGAGGTCATGGAGGCCCTGGGCGTGGCCATCGCCGTGAATGCCGGCGCCGCCCTGGTCTACTCGGCCCGGGTCATGGACGCCTTCGCCACCGTGGCGCCGAAGGCGGAATAA
- a CDS encoding VOC family protein — protein sequence MKLKLTSVFVQDQAAALRFYTETLGFVKKTDIPMGEVRWLTVVSPEGPDDLELLLEPMGHPAAPTFQAAMFEAGIPLAAFATEDIQADYQRLLGQGVTFRMPPTEAGPATVAVFEDTCGNLLQLYQV from the coding sequence ATGAAGCTCAAGCTCACCAGCGTGTTCGTGCAGGACCAGGCCGCGGCGCTGCGGTTCTACACCGAGACCCTCGGCTTCGTGAAAAAGACCGACATCCCCATGGGCGAGGTCCGCTGGCTGACGGTGGTCTCCCCGGAGGGCCCCGACGACCTGGAGCTGCTGCTGGAGCCCATGGGCCACCCGGCCGCCCCCACCTTCCAGGCGGCCATGTTCGAGGCGGGGATCCCCCTGGCGGCCTTCGCCACGGAGGACATCCAGGCGGACTACCAGCGGCTGCTGGGGCAGGGCGTGACCTTCCGCATGCCCCCCACCGAGGCCGGGCCGGCCACGGTGGCCGTGTTCGAGGACACCTGCGGGAACCTGCTCCAGCTGTACCAGGTCTAG
- a CDS encoding HNH endonuclease signature motif containing protein: protein MPDKKYDDSRPVIPAELARAVKVEAGHNCAIRHCPEHTYLEIHHINENRVDNRLENLILLCDKHHKMAHAGVIDKKSLHEYKSFLKSNNKGTLLQRFEKLESMVAGSRMIPPVEETSNKTINLVLEEAVLLGNKLWNTPKGNELGQQIFSLVRKHGAQMGIDSIDLMVRRGDSYSRTGLFGLSILYDEFFDYAKSLNLINHFEGDGLHEVAFYCALREHFADEEDFSACLRSPEFEWGGLKVGCDKGYLLSKYPNRGASVVLDCLIFKDRGNDA from the coding sequence GTGCCAGATAAAAAGTATGACGACTCGAGACCGGTAATCCCTGCGGAATTAGCTAGGGCGGTGAAGGTCGAGGCCGGGCACAACTGTGCAATTAGACATTGCCCAGAGCACACATATCTAGAAATACATCACATTAATGAGAACAGAGTAGACAATCGGCTTGAAAACCTGATCCTGCTATGTGATAAGCATCATAAGATGGCTCATGCGGGTGTAATTGATAAAAAATCGCTTCATGAATATAAAAGTTTTCTCAAGTCGAATAATAAAGGAACATTATTGCAAAGATTCGAGAAATTGGAATCAATGGTGGCGGGTTCAAGAATGATTCCGCCCGTTGAAGAAACCTCAAATAAAACAATCAATCTTGTTTTGGAAGAGGCAGTACTTTTAGGAAACAAGCTGTGGAATACACCCAAAGGTAATGAACTGGGGCAGCAAATATTTTCTTTGGTTCGAAAACATGGCGCCCAGATGGGTATCGATTCGATCGACTTGATGGTGAGAAGAGGCGATTCATACTCTCGAACCGGACTATTCGGCCTTAGCATTCTTTATGATGAATTTTTTGATTATGCAAAATCCTTAAACCTGATTAATCACTTTGAAGGCGACGGGTTGCATGAGGTGGCTTTCTATTGTGCGCTTCGCGAACACTTTGCGGATGAAGAGGATTTTTCTGCTTGCCTGCGGTCGCCCGAGTTTGAATGGGGAGGACTCAAAGTTGGTTGCGATAAAGGTTATTTATTATCTAAATACCCAAATCGGGGAGCATCTGTCGTCTTGGATTGTTTAATATTTAAAGACCGGGGTAACGATGCCTAA
- a CDS encoding DUF1398 family protein, whose protein sequence is MDANQVLKAAQATLTGSMPFSEIVASLIGNGVEYYLVDYASKSFTFYSAEGAAAHAPLSFEDLPAIAEDFDKVSLRAAIVDSQQHGQKFRDFSKRAVAAGVQGYLAFLRGQRVTYFGRQGDQHTEWFPGAKPSDA, encoded by the coding sequence GTGGATGCGAACCAAGTCCTCAAAGCTGCCCAAGCCACTCTCACGGGCTCAATGCCGTTCTCCGAGATCGTTGCAAGTCTCATAGGCAATGGAGTGGAGTATTACTTGGTGGATTACGCCTCTAAGTCATTTACCTTCTATAGCGCTGAAGGTGCTGCGGCGCATGCTCCACTTTCTTTCGAGGATCTTCCAGCCATCGCAGAAGACTTCGACAAGGTCTCACTGCGAGCCGCCATTGTTGATAGCCAGCAACATGGCCAGAAATTTCGAGATTTCTCCAAACGAGCTGTCGCTGCCGGAGTCCAAGGCTACCTTGCCTTCCTCCGAGGGCAGCGTGTGACCTATTTCGGTCGTCAGGGAGATCAACATACTGAATGGTTCCCCGGCGCCAAGCCCAGCGATGCCTAA
- a CDS encoding M28 family peptidase: MRVLPPSLAAGLLLPAALLAQSPAGPHQATIQEAPLRAHLAFLADDLLEGRGTGQRGAELTVRYLETQMEALGLRPAKGDSYRQPVSLLGLRTLTGRSTLSFLGGGACATPAFGTDIVYGAGLDRAEQAFDAPVVFVGYGISSALDRWDDYKGLDVKGKVLLMLVNEPAPTADEPHLFDGPDLSYQGRWTYKFEEAARHGALGVLLVHTTPAASYGWPVVRNGWDAERFQLAQGPLGTPLQGWVTEDLARALAQQGGQELDALRAQAQRRDFRPVALDLRLKGTLHSAVRTVTQFNVAGVVPGTDPALKAETVIYSAHWDHLGRGTSADTHPDHDDIYNGAVDNASGCAALLAMAQTALHAPAKRSQMFLFVCAEEQGLLGSKAYAADPLWPLAKTAADLNLDSLNFVAPTRDIGLPFANRSTLGDLGVAVAKASGLTVAPPRPDLGGGYFRSDHFSFVQAGVPALSVGGGRDYLGADPAALKAKAAAYGKRYHQVTDEYDPTWDLRGMVQQTQFTFDLGQAVANAPTKPSFKSAR; this comes from the coding sequence ATGCGTGTACTGCCGCCTTCCTTGGCCGCCGGCCTTCTCCTTCCGGCCGCCCTGCTCGCCCAGAGCCCGGCGGGCCCCCATCAGGCCACCATCCAGGAAGCCCCCCTCCGCGCCCACCTGGCCTTCCTGGCCGATGACCTGCTGGAGGGCCGCGGCACGGGCCAGCGCGGGGCCGAGCTCACCGTGCGCTACCTGGAGACCCAGATGGAGGCCCTGGGCCTGCGCCCCGCCAAGGGCGACAGCTACCGGCAGCCCGTCTCCCTGCTGGGCCTGCGCACCCTCACGGGCCGCAGCACCCTCAGCTTCCTGGGGGGCGGGGCCTGCGCCACGCCGGCCTTCGGCACCGACATCGTCTATGGGGCCGGGCTGGACCGGGCCGAGCAGGCCTTCGACGCCCCCGTGGTCTTCGTGGGCTACGGCATCAGCTCCGCCCTGGATCGCTGGGACGACTACAAGGGCCTGGATGTGAAGGGCAAGGTGCTGCTCATGCTGGTGAACGAGCCCGCGCCCACCGCCGACGAGCCCCACCTCTTCGACGGCCCCGACCTCAGCTACCAGGGCCGCTGGACCTACAAGTTCGAGGAGGCCGCCCGGCACGGCGCCCTGGGCGTGCTGCTGGTCCACACCACCCCCGCCGCCAGCTACGGCTGGCCCGTGGTGCGCAACGGCTGGGACGCCGAGCGCTTCCAGCTGGCCCAGGGCCCCCTGGGCACGCCCCTCCAGGGCTGGGTCACGGAGGACCTGGCCCGCGCCCTCGCCCAGCAGGGCGGGCAGGAGCTGGACGCCCTGCGGGCCCAGGCCCAGCGCCGCGACTTCCGCCCCGTGGCCCTCGACCTGCGCCTGAAGGGCACCCTCCACAGCGCCGTGCGCACCGTGACGCAATTCAATGTGGCGGGCGTGGTGCCCGGCACCGACCCGGCCCTGAAGGCCGAGACGGTGATCTACTCCGCCCACTGGGATCACCTGGGCCGCGGCACCTCGGCCGACACCCACCCCGATCACGACGACATCTACAACGGCGCCGTGGACAACGCCTCGGGCTGCGCGGCCCTGCTGGCCATGGCCCAGACGGCCCTGCACGCGCCCGCCAAGCGCAGCCAGATGTTCCTCTTCGTCTGCGCCGAGGAGCAGGGCCTGCTGGGCTCGAAGGCCTACGCCGCCGATCCCCTCTGGCCCCTGGCGAAGACCGCCGCCGACCTGAACCTGGACAGCCTCAACTTCGTGGCCCCCACCCGGGACATCGGCCTGCCCTTCGCCAACCGCAGCACCCTGGGCGACCTGGGCGTGGCCGTGGCCAAGGCCTCGGGCCTGACGGTGGCCCCCCCGCGCCCCGACCTGGGCGGCGGCTACTTCCGCTCCGATCACTTCAGCTTCGTGCAGGCCGGCGTGCCCGCCCTCTCCGTGGGCGGCGGCCGCGACTACCTGGGCGCCGATCCCGCCGCCCTGAAGGCCAAGGCCGCCGCCTACGGCAAGCGCTACCACCAGGTGACCGACGAGTACGACCCCACCTGGGACCTGCGTGGCATGGTGCAGCAGACCCAGTTCACCTTCGACCTGGGCCAGGCCGTGGCCAACGCCCCCACCAAGCCCTCGTTCAAGTCCGCCCGTTAA
- a CDS encoding RsmE family RNA methyltransferase, with protein sequence MADHGPVSLPRLFLDVPPPAPAAENLALPLGAEAARHLKALRLKPGAALELVLADQVWTADLAELDRGQAVARLVAPLREDREPPVALAACLPIPAQLSLFDEWLPPLVELGVTLIQPVVYARSEFDAAKTAARMERWTRLIQSACEQSHRSRRPELRTPIPFAGLLAWEAPQKWVAYELATGEANPALRREALAFTSGPEGGITEAEFAALAAAGWAPVSLGRSILRAVTAPVALLGAVQFELGRP encoded by the coding sequence ATGGCCGATCATGGCCCCGTGAGCCTCCCCCGCCTCTTCCTCGATGTTCCGCCCCCGGCGCCCGCCGCCGAGAACCTGGCCCTGCCCCTGGGGGCCGAGGCCGCGCGCCACCTCAAGGCCCTGCGCCTGAAGCCCGGCGCGGCCCTGGAGCTGGTGCTGGCCGACCAGGTCTGGACCGCCGACCTGGCGGAACTGGACCGCGGCCAGGCCGTGGCCCGCCTGGTGGCCCCCCTGCGCGAGGATCGCGAACCCCCCGTGGCCCTGGCGGCCTGCCTGCCCATCCCCGCCCAGCTCAGCCTCTTCGACGAGTGGCTGCCGCCCCTGGTGGAGCTGGGCGTCACGCTGATCCAGCCCGTGGTCTATGCCCGCAGCGAGTTCGACGCCGCCAAGACCGCCGCCCGCATGGAGCGCTGGACCCGCCTGATCCAGTCCGCCTGCGAGCAGAGCCACCGCAGCCGCCGTCCGGAGCTGCGGACCCCGATCCCCTTCGCGGGCCTGCTGGCCTGGGAGGCCCCCCAGAAATGGGTGGCCTACGAGCTGGCCACAGGGGAGGCGAACCCCGCCCTCCGCCGGGAGGCCCTGGCCTTCACCAGCGGTCCCGAGGGCGGCATCACCGAGGCCGAATTCGCGGCCCTGGCCGCCGCCGGCTGGGCGCCCGTGAGCCTGGGCCGCAGCATCCTCCGGGCCGTCACGGCCCCCGTGGCCCTCCTGGGGGCGGTGCAGTTCGAGCTGGGCAGGCCTTGA
- a CDS encoding TerC family protein — MVDALLQAAPWWAWVGFHAFVFMMLALDLGVFNRRVHAPSMREAGIWSAVWITLALIFNLLIFQAEGTQKGLEWFTGYVLEKSLSVDNLFVFVLVFQSFQVDLRHQHRVLFWGVFGALIMRAAMILAGTALLNRFEWMMYVFGAFLIYTGVKMLLLKDSESDPTQNPMVRAFRRFVPYDEKGGHEHFWTKKNGRHFATPMLLVLITIEVTDLVFAVDSIPAVLAVSRDPFVVYTSNIFAIMGLRSLYFLLAKMMDRFHRLKTGLAVVLSFVGVKMCIAEWVHIPVQYSLLVIASVLAGSVVASLAWPAEQGGTE; from the coding sequence TTGGTCGACGCACTGTTGCAAGCCGCTCCCTGGTGGGCCTGGGTGGGCTTCCATGCTTTCGTGTTCATGATGCTGGCCCTGGATCTGGGCGTCTTCAACCGGCGGGTTCACGCGCCCTCCATGCGGGAGGCGGGGATCTGGAGCGCGGTGTGGATCACGCTGGCCCTCATCTTCAACCTGCTGATCTTCCAGGCGGAGGGCACGCAGAAGGGCCTGGAGTGGTTCACGGGCTATGTGCTGGAGAAGTCGCTCAGCGTGGACAACCTCTTCGTGTTCGTCCTCGTGTTCCAGAGCTTCCAGGTGGACCTGCGCCACCAGCACCGGGTGCTGTTCTGGGGCGTGTTCGGGGCCCTCATCATGCGCGCCGCCATGATCCTGGCGGGCACGGCCCTGCTGAACCGCTTCGAGTGGATGATGTATGTCTTCGGCGCCTTCCTGATCTACACGGGCGTGAAGATGCTGCTGCTGAAGGATTCGGAATCGGATCCCACGCAGAACCCCATGGTGCGGGCCTTCCGGCGCTTCGTGCCCTACGATGAGAAGGGCGGCCACGAGCACTTCTGGACGAAGAAGAACGGTCGCCACTTCGCCACGCCCATGCTGCTGGTGCTCATCACCATCGAGGTGACGGATCTGGTGTTCGCCGTGGATTCCATCCCCGCGGTGCTGGCCGTGAGCCGCGATCCCTTCGTGGTCTACACCTCGAACATCTTCGCCATCATGGGCCTGCGGAGCCTCTACTTCCTGCTGGCCAAGATGATGGACCGCTTCCACCGCTTGAAGACGGGCCTGGCGGTGGTGCTCTCCTTTGTGGGCGTGAAGATGTGCATCGCGGAGTGGGTTCACATCCCCGTGCAGTACAGCCTGCTGGTGATCGCCTCGGTGCTGGCGGGAAGCGTCGTGGCCAGCCTGGCCTGGCCTGCCGAACAGGGTGGGACTGAATGA
- a CDS encoding bifunctional riboflavin kinase/FAD synthetase — protein MMEVWRRTLEAAPASGPFVVTLGNFDGVHAGHRELLRLAAARAKALGLKAAVVTFDPHPTVIVAPQRKPKLLMTLEQRLAAFEAEGMDLAWVIPFSRAFSELSPGAFLDALGRALVPMELYVGRAFAFGRDRSGTVATLEAWGATHNCQVHTLALLAPDGGRLSSTRIREALDRGEVEAAADLLGHPYTLTGVVVEGDRRGRHLGFPTANLAWEQEQLPAFGVYVTEVHLPHHGGSRLGLTNVGEKPTFEGRRLTVETHLPGFEGDLYGTRLEVRFLHRIRGEVRFASVDELRDQIAQDVAAGRAWWKAHRG, from the coding sequence ATGATGGAAGTGTGGCGCCGCACGCTGGAGGCAGCCCCCGCTTCCGGGCCCTTCGTGGTCACCCTGGGCAATTTCGATGGCGTGCACGCGGGGCACCGGGAGCTGCTGCGCCTCGCGGCGGCCCGGGCGAAGGCCCTGGGCCTGAAGGCGGCGGTGGTGACCTTCGACCCCCACCCCACGGTGATCGTCGCGCCCCAGCGCAAGCCGAAGCTGCTGATGACGCTCGAGCAGCGGCTGGCGGCCTTTGAAGCCGAAGGCATGGACCTGGCCTGGGTGATCCCTTTCAGCCGGGCCTTTTCCGAACTGAGCCCCGGGGCCTTCCTGGACGCCCTGGGGCGGGCCCTCGTGCCGATGGAGCTCTATGTGGGCCGGGCCTTCGCGTTCGGCCGCGACCGCAGCGGCACCGTGGCGACGCTGGAGGCCTGGGGCGCCACCCACAACTGCCAGGTGCACACGCTGGCGCTGCTCGCCCCGGACGGGGGGCGGCTGTCCAGCACCCGCATCCGCGAAGCCCTGGACCGCGGGGAAGTCGAGGCCGCGGCCGACCTCTTGGGCCATCCCTACACCCTCACGGGCGTGGTGGTGGAGGGCGACCGCCGGGGCCGCCACCTGGGCTTTCCCACGGCGAACCTGGCCTGGGAGCAGGAGCAGCTGCCGGCCTTCGGGGTCTATGTGACCGAGGTGCACCTGCCGCATCACGGCGGCTCCCGCCTGGGCCTCACCAATGTGGGCGAGAAGCCCACCTTCGAGGGCCGGCGGCTCACGGTGGAGACCCACCTGCCCGGCTTCGAGGGCGACCTCTACGGTACCCGCCTGGAGGTGCGCTTCCTCCACCGCATCCGCGGCGAGGTGCGCTTCGCCTCCGTGGACGAGCTGCGGGACCAGATCGCCCAGGATGTGGCCGCGGGACGGGCCTGGTGGAAGGCCCACCGGGGCTGA
- a CDS encoding acyltransferase produces the protein MRDLEALRDQHKRRLAWMPWLYFALKPRHRAWAEAWQGEVQAQLLAQETVQLGQGCFIAPDAAIFGEPGRAVVIGDRCAIAAQAFLHGPITLGDDVSVNAAARLDGGRKGIAIGDGTRIASGAAIYAFDHGLKPDRDIKDQPVRSRGIRIGRDVWIGANAGITDGVTLGDHAVVAMGAVVTKDVPEWAIVAGVPATVVGDRRTR, from the coding sequence ATGCGTGACCTCGAGGCCCTCCGGGACCAGCACAAGCGCCGCCTGGCCTGGATGCCCTGGCTCTACTTCGCTTTGAAACCCCGCCACCGGGCCTGGGCTGAGGCTTGGCAGGGCGAAGTGCAAGCTCAGTTGCTGGCCCAGGAGACCGTTCAGCTCGGCCAGGGCTGCTTCATCGCGCCGGACGCCGCCATCTTCGGCGAACCCGGCCGGGCCGTGGTGATCGGCGACCGCTGCGCCATCGCCGCCCAGGCCTTCCTCCACGGGCCCATCACCCTGGGCGACGATGTCAGCGTGAACGCGGCGGCCCGGCTCGATGGCGGGCGCAAGGGCATCGCCATCGGCGACGGCACCCGCATCGCCAGCGGCGCGGCGATCTACGCCTTCGACCACGGCCTGAAGCCGGACCGCGACATCAAGGACCAGCCCGTGCGCTCGCGGGGCATCCGCATCGGCCGCGATGTGTGGATCGGCGCCAATGCCGGCATCACAGACGGCGTCACCCTGGGCGACCACGCCGTGGTGGCCATGGGCGCCGTGGTGACGAAGGATGTGCCCGAGTGGGCCATCGTGGCCGGCGTTCCCGCGACAGTGGTGGGGGACCGCCGCACCCGCTGA
- a CDS encoding MarC family protein translates to MPHLGPLPTWSFALGVATSLFSVLNPISAAAIFASATTGMESPALRRSAKKAALTAGAAMLAFALVGQFIFSIFGFTALAMRFVGGVLVLYRAISMLYGEDPRERSTEDEKAEASRKLPEDFAIIPFGIPLVAGPGTLSTVMGMIAGVTWLEYGVVLVAILLNTWIVYLFLRKAPAVFSRLGAIGTKVVNKLMGLILAAVAMQFLINGVKALYLEMREAPPAAVVTLK, encoded by the coding sequence ATGCCCCACCTCGGCCCCCTGCCCACCTGGTCCTTCGCCCTCGGCGTGGCGACTTCGCTGTTCTCGGTGCTCAACCCCATCAGCGCGGCGGCCATCTTCGCCAGCGCCACCACGGGCATGGAAAGTCCGGCCCTGCGCCGCAGCGCCAAGAAGGCCGCCCTCACGGCGGGGGCGGCCATGCTGGCCTTCGCGCTGGTGGGGCAGTTCATCTTCAGCATCTTCGGCTTCACGGCCCTGGCCATGCGCTTCGTGGGCGGCGTGCTGGTGCTCTACCGGGCCATCTCCATGCTCTACGGCGAGGACCCCCGCGAGCGCAGCACCGAAGATGAGAAGGCCGAGGCCAGCCGCAAGCTGCCCGAGGACTTCGCCATCATCCCCTTCGGCATTCCACTGGTGGCGGGGCCCGGCACCCTGTCCACGGTGATGGGCATGATCGCGGGCGTGACCTGGCTGGAGTACGGCGTGGTGCTCGTGGCCATCCTGCTGAACACCTGGATCGTCTATCTCTTCCTGCGCAAGGCCCCGGCGGTGTTCTCCCGCCTGGGCGCCATCGGCACCAAGGTGGTGAACAAGCTCATGGGCCTGATCCTCGCCGCCGTGGCCATGCAGTTCCTCATCAACGGCGTGAAGGCGCTCTACCTCGAGATGCGCGAAGCGCCTCCGGCGGCCGTGGTGACCCTCAAGTAA